The Mytilus galloprovincialis chromosome 4, xbMytGall1.hap1.1, whole genome shotgun sequence genome contains a region encoding:
- the LOC143071902 gene encoding uncharacterized protein LOC143071902, translating into MSNRMCMLLLVLITSNFCDKALSLCADSNTLSLNLTNKRISLLGGPLFTGCNPVASAIDLSWNNITSLEFNAFAIYDSSIQIYVPFFQNLRSLNLSNNRISNITDKALTFSRNLHLLDLSNNSLTELKSGIFDSIPLLESLKLSHNKISIIDNGVFTSNLRNLRQVDLQHNQLTSMEMWPYIIKPSSMLFIFDVRHNMINQFTNKLNYTYDLKPPYKTMTYLDYNRFTIWNDTWFTQYHNHKRSYLSDMSNYILVMSSNPWVCDYHMCHLVSSYHSFIHGDVLSRLIVCENPQELRRRPLNSLSSQMLHCNTSVPIIG; encoded by the coding sequence ATGTCAAATCGGATGTGTATGCTGCTTCTAGTCCTGATAACTAGTAATTTTTGTGATAAAGCATTGTCACTTTGTGCTGATTCAAATACATTGAGTCTTAACTTGACCAACAAAAGAATTTCACTATTAGGCGGACCGTTATTTACAGGCTGTAATCCGGTTGCTTCAGCTATTGATCTCTCATGGAATAACATCACATCACTTGAATTCAATGCTTTTGCTATTTATGATTCTAGCATTCAGATATATGTTCCGTTCTTTCAGAATTTGCGATCGTTGAACCTAAGTAACAACAGAATTAGCAATATCACTGACAAAGCTCTTACATTTTCTAGGAATCTTCATCTTTTGGATCTGTCAAATAACTCCTTAACTGAACTTAAATCAGGGATTTTCGACAGTATTCCTCTTTTAGAAAGCTTGAAACTATCCCATAATAAAATATCGATCATAGACAATGGCGTGTTTACTTCAAATTTGAGAAATTTAAGACAGGTTGATCTTCAGCATAACCAACTAACCTCGATGGAGATGTGGCCTTACATTATCAAGCCCTCATCAATGCTCTTTATATTTGATGTTCGACACAATATGATAAACCAATTTACCAACAAACTGAATTATACATATGACTTAAAGCCGCCATATAAGACAATGACATACCTTGATTATAATAGATTTACCATCTGGAATGACACCTGGTTTACGCAGTATCACAATCACAAACGCTCCTACCTAAGTGATATGTCAAACTATATCCTAGTGATGTCTTCAAATCCTTGGGTCTGTGATTATCATATGTGTCATCTTGTTTCATCATATCATTCCTTTATACACGGAGATGTTTTGTCAAGATTAATTGTATGTGAGAATCCTCAAGAGCTAAGACGACGACCATTGAATAGCCTTTCTTCACAAATGCTTCACTGCAACACATCAGTTCCTATTATTGGATAG